In Chryseobacterium turcicum, a single window of DNA contains:
- a CDS encoding beta-mannosidase: MNKTLLFAFFFIQILINAQFSERNLSAEKWQFKNTKENKWLTASVPGTVHLDLMNNKLIPDPYKDENEKKVQWIENEDWDYQTVFKVSSKELENQNADLVFHGLDTFSEIYLNGKLLKKTDNMFRTWIIPVKQNLKTGDNLLQVKFKSSVIIGKELAGKVPFTMPESPRSFVRKAQYQFGWDWGPRLVTAGIWKDVKLNFWNDAKFESVKIEQKNLTKQKAELNIHVEIYAEKAGKYSFLINNEKRNISLNKGFNAIAFPYQIKNPKLWQPNGWGNPNLYNLKISLQKDSKTLAEKEERIGLRTVELIQEKDEKGKSFYFKVNGNPMYSKGTNWIPSDSFTPRITKEKYRKLIKDCKDANMNMIRIWGGGIYEDDEFYKACDENGILVWQDFMFAGSFYPSDEDFLNNVKEEVKDQVNRLQNHPSIALWCGNNEIDEAIVNWGYQKQFKYSKEDSLQVWKDYKKIFHEVIPNALKENLTSEKNIYWPTSPSIGWGHKESLTEGDSHYWGVWWGEFPFEIYNEKVPRFASEYGFQGIPSLDAVKSMFSGNSDLSLENPIIKAHEKNARGFHIINEYMKRDYVVPKDFVKYNYVSQLLQVRGMQIAIEAHRRAKPYNMGTLYWQLNDCWPVISWSSIDYLGNWKALHYQVKRSFENQVILTEERDGVLNFYAINDELKKFEDVTIEFDISKLNGESLAAAVSSSDGKVLENNILKFDALEINDLIGDVNKNEIFLNVIIRDKNDNIIAETNHFFVKPKDLKLTKPNIKIKKISSTEIEISTDVLAKDVYLMGDTHFSDNFFDLLPKSSKRITLSKPLNKIGAMTLWDTMNEGN, from the coding sequence ATGAACAAAACCCTACTTTTTGCTTTCTTTTTCATTCAAATACTCATTAACGCACAATTTTCTGAACGAAATTTATCCGCAGAAAAATGGCAATTCAAAAATACCAAAGAAAATAAATGGCTCACGGCCTCTGTGCCCGGAACGGTGCATTTGGATTTGATGAACAATAAACTCATTCCTGACCCTTACAAAGATGAGAATGAAAAAAAAGTACAATGGATTGAAAACGAAGATTGGGATTATCAAACCGTTTTTAAAGTTTCATCGAAAGAATTAGAAAACCAAAATGCTGATTTGGTTTTTCATGGATTAGACACATTTTCTGAAATTTATTTAAATGGAAAATTATTAAAGAAAACCGACAATATGTTCCGAACATGGATAATTCCTGTGAAGCAAAATTTAAAAACTGGGGACAATTTATTACAAGTTAAATTTAAATCCTCAGTAATTATCGGGAAAGAATTGGCGGGTAAAGTTCCGTTTACAATGCCGGAATCACCGAGAAGTTTTGTGAGAAAAGCACAATATCAGTTTGGTTGGGATTGGGGACCAAGATTAGTAACTGCAGGAATTTGGAAGGACGTAAAATTAAATTTCTGGAATGATGCAAAATTTGAAAGTGTAAAAATAGAACAGAAAAATTTAACCAAACAAAAAGCTGAACTTAATATTCACGTTGAAATTTATGCTGAAAAAGCTGGAAAATATAGCTTTTTAATTAATAATGAAAAGCGGAATATTTCTTTGAATAAAGGCTTTAATGCAATTGCATTTCCATATCAAATTAAAAATCCAAAACTATGGCAACCCAATGGCTGGGGTAATCCCAATTTATATAATCTTAAAATTTCATTGCAGAAAGACTCCAAAACGCTTGCTGAAAAAGAAGAAAGAATTGGTCTCAGAACGGTAGAATTAATTCAGGAGAAAGATGAAAAAGGAAAATCTTTTTATTTTAAAGTTAATGGAAATCCGATGTACTCAAAAGGAACTAACTGGATTCCGTCTGACAGTTTTACACCGAGAATTACCAAAGAAAAATATAGAAAGCTCATCAAAGACTGCAAAGATGCGAATATGAATATGATTCGTATCTGGGGCGGTGGAATTTATGAGGACGACGAATTTTACAAAGCCTGTGACGAAAACGGTATTCTTGTTTGGCAGGATTTTATGTTTGCCGGAAGTTTTTATCCGTCAGATGAAGATTTTTTGAATAATGTAAAAGAAGAAGTAAAAGACCAAGTCAATAGACTTCAAAATCATCCATCGATTGCTTTATGGTGCGGAAATAATGAAATTGATGAAGCTATTGTAAACTGGGGATACCAAAAGCAGTTTAAATATTCAAAAGAAGACTCTCTTCAAGTCTGGAAAGATTACAAAAAGATTTTTCATGAAGTTATTCCGAATGCTTTAAAAGAAAACTTAACATCAGAGAAAAATATTTATTGGCCAACTTCACCATCCATCGGTTGGGGGCACAAAGAAAGTTTAACAGAGGGCGATTCTCATTATTGGGGCGTTTGGTGGGGTGAATTTCCGTTTGAAATTTATAACGAAAAAGTTCCAAGATTTGCCTCTGAATATGGTTTTCAGGGAATACCAAGTTTGGACGCTGTAAAATCTATGTTTTCAGGAAATTCAGATTTAAGTTTAGAAAATCCAATTATCAAAGCACACGAAAAAAATGCCCGTGGTTTTCATATTATCAACGAATATATGAAGCGTGATTATGTGGTTCCGAAAGATTTTGTGAAATATAATTATGTTTCCCAGCTCCTTCAGGTTCGAGGAATGCAGATTGCGATTGAAGCGCATCGCCGTGCAAAACCTTACAATATGGGAACACTGTATTGGCAATTGAATGATTGTTGGCCGGTGATTTCTTGGTCATCGATTGATTATTTAGGTAATTGGAAAGCGCTGCATTATCAAGTAAAAAGAAGTTTTGAAAATCAAGTGATTTTAACGGAAGAAAGAGACGGAGTTTTAAATTTTTATGCAATTAATGACGAACTTAAAAAGTTTGAAGATGTTACCATAGAATTTGATATTTCTAAGCTTAACGGAGAAAGTTTAGCGGCGGCAGTAAGCAGTTCTGATGGAAAAGTTTTAGAAAATAATATTTTAAAATTTGATGCTTTAGAAATTAATGATTTAATTGGAGATGTGAATAAAAATGAAATTTTCCTGAATGTTATTATCCGAGACAAAAATGATAATATTATTGCCGAAACTAATCATTTCTTCGTTAAGCCAAAAGATTTAAAACTTACAAAACCCAATATCAAAATAAAAAAAATATCTTCAACCGAAATTGAAATTTCTACTGATGTTTTAGCAAAAGATGTTTATTTGATGGGTGATACACACTTTAGTGATAACTTTTTTGATTTACTTCCAAAATCGTCAAAAAGAATTACACTTTCAAAACCTTTAAATAAAATAGGCGCAATGACTTTGTGGGATACCATGAATGAAGGAAATTAA
- a CDS encoding class I SAM-dependent methyltransferase — MINFEKQNYKDHWQNVYETKNPNEISWTQKIPQTSLSLIEDASKDKSSKIIDIGGGDSNLVDFLLQKEFKNISVLDISAKALEKAKTRLGTQAKNIDWITTDITEFETNNQYDIWHDRAAFHFLATEEEIKKYVEIVRDAVSDTLIIGTFSVNGPQKCSGLPIVQYDEERLKNIFSTDFELVTSFTENHITPFNTIQNFIFCQFKKK; from the coding sequence ATGATAAATTTTGAAAAGCAGAATTATAAAGACCATTGGCAGAATGTATATGAAACAAAAAATCCGAATGAAATAAGTTGGACACAAAAAATTCCTCAAACATCTTTGAGTCTTATAGAAGACGCTTCAAAAGACAAATCTTCAAAAATAATAGATATTGGAGGCGGAGATAGTAATTTGGTCGATTTTTTACTCCAAAAGGAATTTAAAAACATTTCTGTTTTAGATATTTCTGCAAAAGCATTAGAAAAAGCAAAAACAAGATTAGGAACTCAAGCTAAAAATATAGATTGGATTACAACAGACATTACAGAATTTGAAACCAATAATCAATATGATATTTGGCATGATAGAGCCGCTTTTCACTTCCTGGCAACAGAAGAGGAAATTAAAAAATATGTTGAGATTGTAAGAGATGCGGTTTCAGATACCTTGATTATTGGAACATTTTCAGTGAACGGACCGCAAAAATGCAGTGGGTTGCCAATTGTACAATATGATGAAGAGCGTTTGAAAAATATATTCTCAACAGACTTTGAGCTTGTAACGTCTTTTACAGAAAATCATATTACCCCATTTAATACGATTCAGAATTTTATTTTCTGTCAATTTAAAAAGAAATAA
- a CDS encoding YeeE/YedE family protein — MLEIIKEPWSWYIAGPLIGLTVPTLLILGNKSFGISSSLRHVCAACIPANVSFFKYDWKKESWNLLFVLGILLGGIITSHFLINPGEISVNPKLKAELATYGITDYSNLVPTQLMNFESLLTLKGFILIVVGGFLVGFGTRYAGGCTSGHSIMGISNLQWPSLVATICFMAGGFLMANVILPIILSL; from the coding sequence ATGCTAGAAATCATAAAAGAACCCTGGTCTTGGTATATTGCAGGCCCACTGATTGGTCTTACAGTTCCTACACTGCTTATTTTAGGAAATAAATCATTTGGAATAAGCTCTTCGTTAAGACATGTTTGCGCAGCTTGTATTCCGGCAAATGTGAGCTTTTTTAAATATGATTGGAAAAAAGAATCCTGGAATTTACTCTTTGTTTTAGGAATTTTATTAGGAGGAATCATCACTTCCCATTTTTTGATAAACCCGGGAGAAATTTCGGTCAATCCAAAACTTAAAGCGGAATTAGCAACTTATGGAATTACAGATTACAGCAATCTTGTGCCGACACAATTAATGAATTTTGAAAGTTTATTAACGTTAAAAGGCTTTATCCTGATTGTTGTGGGTGGGTTTTTAGTAGGATTTGGAACCCGATATGCAGGTGGTTGTACCAGTGGACATTCCATAATGGGGATTTCTAATCTTCAATGGCCTTCTTTAGTTGCGACGATTTGCTTTATGGCAGGTGGTTTTTTAATGGCAAATGTGATTTTGCCCATCATTCTTTCACTTTAA
- a CDS encoding helix-turn-helix transcriptional regulator: MNDHYLKKLDRVTAILTQLQSKPIVRAQDLAEKFDVSIRTIYRDVKTLENAGIPIVGEAGSGYSLMDGYKLPPVMFTKQEVLSFITAEKLMQKFSHESLGNHYQTAMEKLRSVLRNSDKNLIQNIENQIDIYNYNPKTEDTIKNIIPTILESIAEKHQILIGYKTVNQEISSRTIEVVGVFFEFHYWYIIAYCTLRNDYRQFRVDRILSIVKTQNPYLQEYGQINDYRKSPNGNKTIVKLLVDKKIIGHLNNSKIYYGLIEEKETNKGIEMTFETEWINEGFPRWLITFADYAEVLEPEFLKTTMKDLIEKVSKNFD; the protein is encoded by the coding sequence ATGAACGACCATTACCTGAAAAAACTCGACCGAGTAACTGCAATTCTCACTCAGCTGCAATCAAAACCGATTGTGAGAGCGCAAGATTTGGCAGAAAAATTTGACGTGAGTATAAGAACGATTTACCGTGATGTAAAAACTTTGGAAAATGCAGGAATTCCGATTGTTGGTGAAGCAGGAAGTGGATATTCTTTAATGGATGGCTACAAACTTCCACCTGTAATGTTTACGAAACAGGAAGTTTTAAGTTTCATTACTGCCGAAAAACTGATGCAAAAATTTTCTCACGAAAGCTTGGGAAATCATTATCAGACTGCGATGGAAAAACTCCGTTCGGTTTTAAGAAATTCAGATAAAAATTTAATTCAGAATATTGAAAATCAGATTGATATTTACAATTACAATCCAAAAACGGAGGACACCATAAAAAATATTATTCCTACAATTTTGGAAAGTATTGCCGAAAAACATCAGATTTTAATAGGCTACAAAACAGTTAATCAAGAAATTTCGAGCAGAACGATAGAAGTTGTAGGTGTTTTTTTTGAGTTTCATTACTGGTACATCATCGCTTACTGTACGTTGAGAAATGATTACAGACAGTTTAGAGTGGACAGGATTTTAAGTATTGTAAAAACTCAAAATCCTTATTTGCAGGAATATGGGCAGATTAATGATTACAGGAAAAGTCCGAATGGAAATAAAACCATCGTCAAACTTTTAGTTGATAAAAAAATTATAGGACATCTGAATAATTCAAAAATTTATTATGGATTAATTGAGGAAAAAGAAACCAATAAAGGGATAGAAATGACTTTTGAAACCGAATGGATTAATGAAGGATTTCCGCGTTGGCTGATTACTTTCGCCGATTATGCTGAAGTTTTGGAACCTGAGTTTCTGAAAACGACCATGAAGGATTTAATTGAGAAAGTTTCTAAGAATTTTGATTGA
- a CDS encoding isoaspartyl peptidase/L-asparaginase family protein yields METRRKFLKKSALISSALLLNPLDLIAKEPSENKKIINKPIVLSTWDFGLKANEEAWKILGKGGRALDAVEKGVRLVENDPNERSVGYGGRPDRDGRVTLDACIMDENYNIGSVACLENIKNPISVARAVMEKTPHVMLVGDGAFQFAVSQGFKKENILTAESEKEWKEWLKDSKYQPIVNIENHDTIGMIALDAQGNLSGACTTSGMAFKMHGRVGDSPIIGAGLFVDNEVGAATATGHGEEVIRTVGTHLVVELMRQGRNPQQACKEAVERIVTITKKRNKDLKDIQVGFIAINKKGEYGSYCIQDGFNFAVYDQKGNRLEKPQFALK; encoded by the coding sequence ATGGAAACTAGAAGGAAATTTCTAAAAAAATCAGCACTTATTTCTTCAGCATTACTGTTAAATCCATTAGATTTGATTGCTAAAGAACCCTCAGAGAATAAAAAAATAATCAATAAACCGATAGTACTTTCCACTTGGGATTTTGGTTTAAAAGCCAACGAAGAAGCTTGGAAAATTTTGGGAAAAGGAGGAAGAGCCCTGGATGCGGTTGAAAAAGGCGTTCGTTTGGTTGAAAATGACCCCAACGAAAGAAGTGTAGGTTATGGAGGACGCCCTGATAGAGACGGTAGAGTGACACTGGATGCCTGTATTATGGATGAAAATTACAACATCGGTTCAGTAGCATGTCTTGAAAACATTAAAAATCCAATTTCGGTAGCAAGAGCCGTGATGGAAAAAACACCTCACGTCATGTTGGTGGGTGATGGAGCTTTTCAATTTGCCGTTTCTCAAGGCTTTAAAAAAGAAAATATACTCACTGCAGAATCTGAAAAAGAATGGAAAGAATGGTTGAAAGACAGTAAATATCAACCCATTGTCAACATCGAAAACCATGATACCATCGGAATGATTGCTTTAGATGCGCAAGGAAATCTTTCGGGAGCCTGTACTACGAGCGGAATGGCTTTTAAAATGCATGGCAGAGTAGGAGATTCTCCAATTATTGGCGCAGGATTATTTGTGGATAATGAAGTGGGCGCTGCAACGGCAACAGGTCATGGTGAGGAAGTTATCAGAACGGTAGGAACGCACCTGGTGGTTGAGTTGATGAGACAGGGAAGAAATCCTCAACAAGCCTGTAAAGAAGCTGTTGAAAGAATTGTAACCATTACTAAAAAAAGAAATAAAGACCTGAAAGATATTCAAGTGGGTTTTATAGCCATCAATAAAAAAGGAGAATATGGCTCATACTGTATTCAGGATGGGTTTAATTTTGCTGTTTATGACCAAAAAGGAAATCGTTTGGAAAAACCGCAATTTGCTTTAAAATAA
- a CDS encoding peptidoglycan DD-metalloendopeptidase family protein, with amino-acid sequence MKVKYLFITVLSFNCLLFSQLPCPLISGTIPTPKRNCFNVSDETLYTIKSENHKVVCISEGMVSSILSHSDNTKTLIIRNNDDLYVYSNLDVILFKSKDKIEKNQLIGYATQDKDEEKYILQFQFWKKAESSKVDLNCSKSY; translated from the coding sequence ATGAAAGTTAAATATTTATTTATCACAGTTTTATCTTTTAACTGTTTATTGTTTTCTCAGCTACCATGTCCTTTGATATCTGGAACAATACCTACTCCTAAACGTAATTGTTTTAATGTTTCTGATGAAACTTTATATACAATAAAATCAGAAAATCACAAAGTTGTTTGCATATCTGAAGGAATGGTTTCTAGTATTCTTTCTCATTCTGATAATACCAAAACTTTAATCATTAGAAATAATGACGATTTGTATGTTTATTCAAATCTCGATGTTATTCTTTTTAAATCAAAAGATAAAATTGAAAAGAATCAATTAATAGGATACGCCACTCAAGATAAAGATGAAGAAAAGTACATTCTCCAATTCCAATTTTGGAAAAAGGCGGAGTCGAGTAAAGTTGATTTAAATTGTTCAAAATCATATTAA
- a CDS encoding copper homeostasis protein CutC, with amino-acid sequence MFLEIATFDITSAEIALNSVADRIEFCADINSGGVTPDLEELRYLKEKYSKPIHVMIRPVGGGFFYTDSEFKQMQKDIIDFSKAKADGFVFGILDENQEIDIEKNKILIDLANGKPCVFHRAIDRTKNIFESTEKLIELGFKEILTSGGENSAMEGKENLKKMIEDYSDDIKILIGGGVRSNNISELKNVTQGKYFHSSAVLSYESFANADEIKKLKLNL; translated from the coding sequence ATGTTCTTAGAAATCGCCACTTTCGATATCACTTCAGCAGAAATTGCGCTAAATTCTGTAGCCGACAGAATTGAATTTTGTGCAGACATCAATTCAGGAGGGGTTACTCCAGACCTTGAAGAATTAAGATATTTGAAAGAGAAATATTCGAAACCTATTCATGTGATGATTCGTCCTGTAGGAGGAGGCTTTTTTTACACCGACTCAGAATTTAAGCAAATGCAGAAAGACATCATCGATTTTTCTAAAGCCAAAGCAGACGGTTTTGTTTTCGGAATCTTAGATGAAAATCAGGAAATAGACATCGAAAAAAATAAAATCTTAATCGACTTAGCCAACGGAAAACCCTGTGTTTTTCACAGAGCAATCGACAGAACCAAAAATATCTTTGAATCAACAGAGAAGCTTATTGAGCTTGGCTTCAAAGAAATCCTTACTTCGGGAGGAGAAAATTCTGCAATGGAAGGAAAAGAAAATTTGAAAAAAATGATTGAAGATTATTCTGATGATATCAAAATTTTAATTGGCGGAGGTGTACGTTCCAATAATATTTCAGAATTAAAAAATGTAACCCAAGGAAAGTATTTCCACTCTTCTGCGGTCTTATCGTATGAATCTTTTGCTAATGCTGATGAGATTAAAAAACTGAAACTTAATTTGTAG
- a CDS encoding ABC transporter ATP-binding protein, giving the protein MIYGTLFLTFLGALAAQVNPLVLKYTVDEVTKLTHLPNPMNEGVHILILISIILLGKELLNIFINFGQKFYGEKIRINVSSVLAQSAIDKILTYRVAYFNDENHESGKLQIRIDRGIESLTRLVQNFFIDILPLFSNAFIALIIMYMQNVYVGLVSTIIVPIYFYISSLQAKKLGGVRRTLRNQREQKTSGLLNLINSIMVIKSFVREKFEGKKQYDLQMQLMDSQMFTRKTNFIYDGLKTFIEQFGVVLIILLTVYLVLDQQMTIGAIMLHIMLFNNVSSPIRQLHRIYDDMNDAMIYAEGYFDILNAENEIEPNGTFVENKIKGNFELRNVNFTYPNGTKALRNVSMTIENGKTTALVGLSGAGKSTIINLLCKFYLPDSGEIILDKVDLKNYNNTFLRDDLGLVLQKNHIFQGSIEDNIRYGNMNASFEEIEEAAKKAYLHEQILDLPEKYKHDATQLSGGQQQRIAIARLFLKNPPIIFLDEPTASLDAIATEQIKNSLDAIKENRTVVIISHSLSQILDSDTIYVMKKGEVVESGTHDELVQMNGTYKEIFDASARSLNLDKLVNTFKN; this is encoded by the coding sequence ATGATTTACGGAACTTTGTTCCTGACATTTCTCGGTGCTTTGGCAGCTCAGGTGAATCCTTTAGTTTTAAAATATACGGTGGATGAAGTCACAAAACTAACCCACCTACCCAATCCTATGAATGAAGGAGTTCATATTTTAATTCTTATCTCAATTATTCTATTAGGAAAAGAATTACTGAATATTTTCATCAATTTCGGTCAAAAATTTTACGGGGAGAAAATAAGAATTAATGTAAGTTCGGTTTTGGCACAATCAGCAATTGACAAAATTCTTACCTACAGAGTTGCTTACTTTAATGATGAAAACCATGAATCCGGGAAATTACAAATAAGAATCGACCGTGGAATTGAAAGCTTGACGAGACTCGTTCAAAATTTCTTTATCGACATACTTCCCTTGTTTTCAAATGCATTTATCGCACTGATTATAATGTATATGCAGAATGTTTATGTGGGATTAGTTTCCACAATCATTGTTCCTATTTACTTTTATATCAGTTCGTTGCAGGCAAAAAAACTAGGTGGAGTAAGACGAACTTTAAGAAATCAGCGCGAGCAGAAAACTTCAGGGCTTTTAAATTTAATCAATTCGATAATGGTGATTAAAAGTTTTGTGCGTGAAAAATTTGAAGGTAAAAAACAGTACGATTTACAAATGCAGTTGATGGACAGCCAAATGTTTACTCGTAAAACTAATTTTATTTATGATGGTTTAAAAACTTTTATCGAGCAGTTTGGAGTTGTTTTAATCATTCTTTTAACGGTTTATCTGGTTTTAGACCAACAAATGACCATCGGTGCCATCATGCTTCACATCATGCTTTTTAATAATGTTTCTTCGCCAATCAGACAGCTTCACAGGATTTATGATGATATGAACGATGCGATGATTTATGCAGAAGGTTATTTTGATATTTTAAATGCTGAAAATGAAATTGAACCTAACGGAACTTTCGTAGAAAATAAAATCAAAGGTAATTTTGAATTACGAAATGTCAATTTCACCTATCCAAACGGAACAAAAGCGTTGCGCAATGTTTCAATGACCATCGAAAACGGAAAAACGACCGCCTTGGTGGGCTTAAGTGGTGCCGGAAAATCAACCATCATCAATCTTCTCTGTAAATTTTATCTTCCAGATTCCGGTGAAATTATTTTGGATAAAGTAGATTTAAAAAATTACAATAATACTTTTTTACGGGATGATTTGGGATTGGTTTTGCAGAAGAACCATATTTTCCAGGGAAGTATTGAAGACAACATCCGCTATGGAAATATGAATGCGAGCTTTGAAGAAATTGAAGAAGCAGCAAAAAAAGCCTATCTCCACGAACAGATTTTAGACCTTCCGGAAAAATATAAACATGATGCAACTCAACTTTCAGGCGGTCAACAGCAGAGAATCGCCATTGCAAGATTATTTTTGAAAAATCCACCTATTATTTTCTTAGATGAACCCACTGCAAGTTTGGATGCGATTGCGACAGAACAAATTAAAAACTCGTTGGATGCCATAAAAGAAAACAGAACGGTGGTTATTATTTCGCATTCCCTATCTCAGATTTTAGATTCGGATACTATTTATGTAATGAAAAAAGGTGAAGTTGTAGAAAGCGGAACTCATGATGAATTGGTACAGATGAATGGAACTTATAAAGAAATTTTTGATGCTTCTGCGAGAAGTTTGAATCTGGATAAGTTGGTGAATACGTTTAAAAATTAA
- a CDS encoding DinB family protein yields MTTTAIATKQFITSEQLLEHWQGHRKLTRRVIDAFPEKELFEFSIGGMRTFAKLAVELVSIAGPALKGIVDHQVEAFSEEAFKPKTKEELLAKWDSETEVINHYFNQISEERFQETFNLFGQYEFPIYQNILYFIDNEVHHRGQGYTYLRALGIEPPFFWERF; encoded by the coding sequence ATGACAACTACAGCAATCGCAACTAAACAGTTTATCACTTCAGAGCAATTATTAGAGCATTGGCAAGGTCACAGAAAGCTGACGAGAAGAGTGATTGATGCATTTCCTGAAAAAGAATTATTCGAATTTTCAATTGGCGGAATGAGAACTTTTGCAAAATTAGCAGTCGAGTTAGTAAGTATCGCTGGTCCCGCTTTAAAAGGAATCGTAGACCATCAGGTAGAAGCATTTTCAGAAGAAGCATTCAAGCCTAAAACGAAAGAGGAACTTCTTGCAAAATGGGACTCTGAAACTGAAGTAATCAATCATTATTTTAATCAGATTTCTGAAGAAAGATTTCAGGAAACCTTCAATTTGTTTGGTCAATATGAATTTCCGATATATCAGAATATTCTTTATTTTATCGATAACGAAGTACATCACCGCGGTCAAGGCTATACTTACCTAAGAGCTTTGGGAATTGAGCCGCCATTCTTCTGGGAAAGATTCTAG
- a CDS encoding DUF6691 family protein — MTKEKNTHHQDIIATNENDVQTKWYHNLKYLLIGILFGIVFVKAEIISWFRIQEMFRLQSFHMYGVIGSAIFTGMISIWLIKKFNIKTINGEPIIIAPKKFNKGQIYGGLIFGFGWAITGACPGPLFAQIGTGAFVVTITLLSAIFGTWVYGYFREKLPH; from the coding sequence ATGACAAAAGAAAAAAATACACATCATCAGGATATCATTGCTACTAATGAAAATGATGTTCAGACTAAATGGTATCACAATCTCAAATATCTTTTAATAGGTATTTTATTCGGAATTGTTTTTGTGAAAGCTGAAATTATAAGCTGGTTCAGAATTCAGGAAATGTTTCGTTTGCAGTCATTTCATATGTATGGTGTGATTGGAAGCGCCATTTTTACGGGAATGATTTCTATTTGGCTTATTAAAAAGTTTAATATTAAAACCATCAACGGAGAACCTATTATAATTGCTCCTAAAAAATTCAATAAAGGACAAATCTATGGCGGTTTGATTTTCGGATTTGGCTGGGCAATTACCGGAGCATGTCCTGGTCCTTTATTTGCGCAAATAGGAACGGGAGCTTTCGTGGTAACAATTACTTTACTGAGCGCTATTTTTGGAACTTGGGTTTACGGATATTTCAGAGAAAAATTACCTCATTAA